From one Bacteroidales bacterium genomic stretch:
- a CDS encoding bifunctional (p)ppGpp synthetase/guanosine-3',5'-bis(diphosphate) 3'-pyrophosphohydrolase → MRIKEENKKKIGKEHQKLLNSCNKVFSKGDIILINKAIDIVYYNCDANKSDKKNLNNAIAVAQIVIDEIGLGPVSVISALLFNINDDENLFKEIKNEFGKQVISIIKGLKKLSNLDTKNLSLNSENFIKLLLTLSDDVRVIIIKLAERLHTIRHIEYFQSGAKQKIASEILFLYSPIAHRLGLYNIKTEFEELSMKNSEPEIYINIAQKFKETKSKRNALIRKLITPIKKELEKSGYECEIKGRPKSIYSIWNKMKKQKVTFEEVYDLFAIRITLKNSLENEKADCWNIYSIVTNIYQPNPHRLRDWITTPKASGYESLHTTVIDTDGKWVEIQIRTKRMDEIAEKGVASHWKYKETRKTDKQDEWLGKIRKILENTKEKHLDNISDSKIELYKNEIFIFTPNGDIKKLPTGATLLDFAYSIHSDIGSKCTSGKINGKIIPLKYILKNGDKIEIITSKNQKPKRDWLNFVITNRAKAKIKRFIKEEKYKKSDEGKEILKKKLNQIKIEFSDENILKLLHYFKLKNVLDLYQMIAINKIELSEIKEFFITGKKIEEVNITEKTETKKVEEYIKKPIKNKHDYLIIDKNLDNIYYKLAKCCNPIYGDKVFGFVTVGQGTKIHRINCPNAKNLTEKYPYRILKVKWVETSKSTSYLTEIHISGIDKMGIVNSITKVISSDLQVEMRSISVDSKDGVFNGKISVFVQDTGHLDILLRNLLKIKGILNAKRLDNN, encoded by the coding sequence ATAAAAAAAATCTGAATAATGCTATTGCTGTTGCTCAGATTGTTATTGATGAAATTGGTTTAGGCCCTGTTTCTGTAATTAGTGCTTTATTATTTAATATTAATGATGACGAAAATTTATTTAAAGAAATTAAAAATGAATTTGGCAAACAGGTAATATCTATTATAAAAGGATTAAAAAAATTATCTAATTTAGATACTAAAAATCTTTCTCTTAATTCTGAAAATTTCATAAAACTTCTTTTAACTCTTTCTGATGATGTAAGGGTGATTATTATTAAACTTGCTGAACGTTTACATACTATAAGGCATATTGAATATTTTCAATCAGGCGCTAAACAAAAAATTGCCAGCGAAATATTATTTCTATATTCTCCAATTGCTCACAGGCTCGGCTTGTATAATATAAAAACTGAGTTTGAGGAACTATCAATGAAAAATTCAGAACCGGAAATTTATATAAATATTGCTCAAAAATTTAAAGAGACAAAAAGTAAAAGAAATGCTTTAATAAGAAAATTAATTACACCAATAAAAAAAGAATTAGAAAAAAGCGGATATGAATGTGAGATAAAAGGTCGTCCAAAATCGATTTATTCTATTTGGAATAAAATGAAGAAACAAAAAGTAACATTTGAAGAGGTATATGATTTGTTTGCTATTCGAATTACTCTCAAAAACAGTTTAGAAAATGAAAAAGCGGATTGCTGGAATATATATTCTATTGTTACTAATATTTATCAACCTAATCCGCACAGATTACGTGACTGGATAACCACTCCCAAAGCAAGTGGTTATGAATCGCTTCATACAACAGTTATAGATACTGATGGTAAATGGGTAGAAATACAGATACGTACTAAAAGAATGGATGAAATTGCTGAAAAAGGCGTAGCATCTCATTGGAAATATAAGGAAACCCGCAAAACTGATAAACAAGATGAATGGCTTGGTAAAATCAGGAAAATTCTGGAAAACACTAAAGAAAAACATCTTGATAATATAAGTGATTCAAAAATTGAATTATACAAGAATGAAATATTTATATTCACACCAAATGGTGATATTAAAAAATTACCAACGGGTGCCACATTGCTGGATTTTGCATATAGCATACATTCTGATATAGGTTCAAAATGTACAAGTGGAAAGATAAACGGGAAAATTATTCCGTTAAAATATATATTAAAAAATGGAGATAAAATTGAAATAATAACTTCAAAAAATCAAAAACCAAAAAGAGATTGGTTAAACTTTGTTATTACTAACAGGGCAAAAGCTAAAATAAAACGCTTTATTAAAGAAGAGAAATATAAAAAATCTGATGAAGGAAAAGAAATACTTAAGAAAAAATTAAACCAGATAAAAATTGAATTTTCTGATGAAAATATTTTAAAACTATTACATTATTTTAAACTTAAAAATGTTCTCGATCTTTATCAGATGATTGCTATAAATAAGATTGAATTATCTGAAATAAAAGAATTTTTTATTACTGGAAAAAAAATTGAAGAGGTAAATATTACTGAAAAAACAGAAACAAAAAAAGTTGAAGAATATATAAAAAAACCAATCAAGAACAAGCATGATTATCTGATTATTGATAAAAACCTTGATAATATTTATTATAAATTAGCCAAATGCTGTAATCCTATTTATGGTGATAAAGTTTTTGGTTTTGTAACAGTTGGGCAGGGTACCAAAATACATAGGATTAATTGTCCGAATGCAAAAAATTTAACAGAAAAATATCCATACAGAATATTAAAAGTAAAATGGGTTGAAACAAGCAAATCAACTTCATATTTAACAGAAATACATATTTCAGGTATTGATAAAATGGGTATTGTAAATAGTATTACTAAAGTAATATCAAGCGATTTGCAAGTTGAAATGAGGTCAATAAGTGTTGATAGCAAGGATGGTGTTTTTAATGGTAAAATTTCAGTATTTGTTCAGGATACAGGACATCTTGATATATTATTGAGAAATTTATTAAAAATAAAAGGAATATTAAATGCTAAACGATTGGATAATAACTAA